One region of Dysidea avara chromosome 1, odDysAvar1.4, whole genome shotgun sequence genomic DNA includes:
- the LOC136242163 gene encoding NACHT, LRR and PYD domains-containing protein 3-like: protein MAKRFRHPQLVPESGNSSTESSEPRWSLQPFRTKLKGKERPNLKDLNSHVVRWWAPRWRELGAELAVGIHMMDIIEHDHHNDCKTCCSEMLSKWLKCTPTASWEDLIVAVDRLLSHESFLGSQDIKVTSSHLREYYTQSRYTGKEDDWPPYHPKYYTPLTIIRHEGRRTEYEIATVAQELCSNRILENNDTYIDYNRTIKSISDLFSPYEGAISHPYRILIEGAPGVGKTILSREIALQWANQTLLSNKILLFLLFMRDPQVKFINDIFLLVKYFYQSDTLVRNIADWLIETRGEYLTIVLDGYDEISEDNKSYFIKDIVNRKWLMQCGLVITSRPTASLHLHDIVDCRAEVLGFTEEDRKDFIRNALQGQVQNA, encoded by the exons GGAAAGAACGACCAAACCTAAAGGACCTCAACAGTCATGTAGTACGATGGTGGGCACCAAGATGGAGGGAGTTAGGGGCAGAGCTTGCAGTAGGCATTCACATGATGGACATCATAGAACATGACCATCACAATGATTGCAAGACTTGTTGTAGTGAGATGCTGAGTAAATGGCTGAAATGTACTCCTACTGCTTCTTGGGAAGATCTAATTGTTGCAGTGGATAGATTACTATCTCATG AATCTTTTCTTGGCAGTCAAGACATTAAGGTAACCAGTAGTCATTTACGTGAATACTACACTCAGAGCAGATACACTGGCAAAGAGGATGACTGGCCACCTTACCATCCTAAATACTATACTCCATTAACAATCATCCGTCATGAAGGAAGACGTACTGAATACGAAATCGCCACAGTTGCACAAGAATTGTGTTCTAACAGAATCTTGGAAAACAATGACACTTACATTGATTATAATAGAACCATTAAAAGTATCAGtgatcttttttcaccttatGAAGGTGCCATATCTCACCCTTACAGAATTCTCATTGAAGGAGCACCTGGGGTTGGAAAAACCATTCTTAGTAGGGAAATTGCTTTACAGTGGGCTAATCAAACTTTGTTAAGCAACAAAATACTACTTTTTTTGTTATTCATGCGTGACCCTCAAGTAAAATTCATAAATGACATTTTCTTGCTTGTTAAGTACTTTTATCAGAGTGACACACTAGTTCGTAACATAGCTGATTGGCTTATTGAAACTCGTGGTGAATATCTTACCATTGTACTTGATGGCTATGATGAAATTTCTGAAGATAATAAAAGTTATTTTATAAAAGATATTGTTAATCGTAAATGGTTGATGCAATGTGGCCTGGTTATTACATCTCGCCCAACTGCTTCTTTGCATCTTCATGATATTGTGGACTGTAGAGCAGAAGTTTTGGGCTTTACTGAAGAGGATCGTAAAGATTTTATCAGGAATGcattgcaaggtcaagtgcaAAATGCTTGA